The Priestia koreensis genomic interval CCTATTTACAAATGGGAAGAGAGGTCCTATAATCAAGAAATTGTAGAACAATCTTAATTGGCTTAGAGGAGAAATGCGGAATGAAGAAAAACATCAAAGAATGGAGCATCTTGACAATTGGTTTATTATTAATTGCCACGTACGTTCATTTTTTCTTAGCACCTAATCAATTGGCAACAGGAGGAACAAGTGGACTCTCCATCATTATTCATCACTATTTTCCTGGCGTTCCAGTAGGGGCTATTATGTTGGGATTTGAACTGGTGTTATTTGTGATCGGATTTATTTTTTTAGGGGCAGCGTTTGGGACAAGAACAGTCTATGCAAGCTTAACGCTGTCATTTTTAGTGTGGGCATTTGATTATTTATTCCCAATGACTGCACCACTTTCAGACGATAAGCTTATTCAGCTTATTTTAGGAATTAGCTTGGACGCGCTAGGTCTAGCTCTTATTTTTAAGCAAAATGCGTCATCAGGCGGCACGGATATTATCGCCATGATTTTAAATAAATATCTTTCGTTAAATATGGGGCTTGCCATGCTCGCGGCAGATAGCTTAATTGCGGCATCATCGTCTCTTGTATTTGGTTTCGAGACGGGTATGTACGCAATTTTTGGCGTCTTTTTTGCTGCGATTATGATTAATTTTGTATTAAAGCAGCTTCAAATTACAAAACAAATTATGATTATTAGCAACCACGGAGAAGAAATTAAGCGATATATTGTAACAGAATTAAAGCGTGGTGCAACGGTTCAAACCGCAAAAGGAGCGTTCACAAACGACTCTAAAGAAGTTATTACAACGGTTCTCTCTCGTAAAGAACTTCTTCGCCTGAAAAAACACTTAATCAACGTCGATCAAAAAGCATTTGTGACGATTCAAGATACGAGTGAAATTTTAGGGAATGGTTTTGCCCGCTCCATCTAAAGGAGTAGAGAAGGATCATTCCGTTACCTGATGCGGCGCTCTTCGTTTCGATCTATACTAACGGTATAAAGAAGAATCGAGGGGAACGAGATGAAAATTTTGCACGTGAACTTAAAAACAACGAATTTAAAACGGATGAAAACATTTTACACCGAACAGCTTCGTCTGCGTCTGTTAAGGAGTGGAAAGCTGTTTTTTACTGTTGAGGTAGGAGAGACGAAGCTAACGTTTGAAGCAGGTGAGGAGCAAACACGCTATCATGTTGCTTTTCGATTAACGACACAAGGATTTAATGCTCTTCAAGATCACCTTGCTTTTCTGCCTAATCCTGAAGGAGAGACGAGCCTATTTTGGAAAGGTCGTCAGCGCTATTTGTATGATCCTGATGGCAATATTTTAGAACTGTTAGAGCGTGAGAGTAAGCTTCAGCGAGATTTTTTAGATATTGGCGAGGTCGGGATGCCTAGTGATGATGTTTCCGAATTTGCGGCCTTTTTACGTCCCATCGAGACTAGCTTAGAAGCAAAAGGAGATGCGTTTCGATTTTATGGAGACGAAACGGGTGTGCTTGTACTTGTGAAAGTAGGGCGCCCCTGGTATCCGACGATGGATGAGGCGACTATTTCGCCCATTCATCTAGAAATTAGAGGAAGGGAAGAGCAGCTTCTTACTCATCCAAAGTATCCTTATACCATCGTCGTAACGAAATAAAAGCAACGATTAAAAAGCTCGCTTTGATCGATCAAAGTGAGCTTTTTGTGTTGAAGAATATATTTCTATAACACACTATTTGACCCAACAATTTGTAGCGAAAAGAGGGTTTTCTTCGTTAAAGTTGAATAATTACAAAATATGTTAGGAGGTGTCTTGTGAGAAAGAAAGTCACAATTTTATCTCTACTACTCATATTTACGGTTTTTTCATCTGTGCACGCATTATCGTGGGCGATTAATTTTGTTGTTTGGAAAGGAAAAGTCTATGAAGTCAAACAAGCGGAACCGATTAAAAACAATAGAATTGGCCACGTCATTGGACAAGTAAAGACCAAGCCCGATGATATGACGGGGGAGTACTATGGAAATGCTTCAAATTTTTATCCGATCGGAACGAAATACTATGAAATAAAAGGGGTATCAACTTCACATGTCATTGCGATCAAACATGACAATCAGTGGGTAAAGGCTATTTATGTTTACAAAGCACCTTTTCACATAATGAATCTTTTAACGAACCCAATGTTCATTTTTTCTATTCCACTACTTGCATTGATTTTAATCGGATTTATATTCCGAGTGAAAAAGCTAAGAATCCATACATAACATATGCTTATCCTATTGTATGTAGTATTTCTTCTATTTTTGTCACTCGTACTGGGGTACTACAGCCAGATAAAGGCCACAATCATTTTTTAGCAAAGGGGGAAACAGCAATACTGATGGAGAAGCAAGAGAAAATTTTAGATGAGCTTAGAGAAATTAAGCGATCATTATGGGACGTACATAGACGAATGGATGAACTTGAAAAAAAAGCAAAAGAAGCCATTTCTATTGTGGGACATGATCAGGTCTCTTTTGATTGGCTTTTTCGCTGTTGGACCTGCAATTATTGTCGTGATGGTTTTGTGGCAGCTTGTAATGAATTGGGCGGGGCTATAAGCAGTTAAGAAAAAGGAAGGTGTGAACACTTCACACCTTCCTTTTTCTTATACTTTTTCAAGCGATCGATGTGGCAGAGAGGGGAGTTCGGCAATAATTCGATCTCCGATTTGTACCGTTCCTCCTTCAAGAACAATGCTCATAATACCCGCTTTTCGAACGAGATTTCCTTGTTCATCGTGATCCAAGACAGCCTGCATGAGGCCCGATTGAAAGTCGTTGATTTGTTGACATGGGTTGCGAAGTCCCGTTACTTGGATAATGGCTGAATCACCAATATGTAGAAGGGTATCAGTCGGAAGAGACAGAAGATCAATTCCTGAAGTCGTAATGTTTTCTCCGAGTTCACCTGGTTCAACATGATAGCGGTCTTGTAAATCATGAAACAGCTCTTGATGAATAAGATGAACTTGTCGCAAATTAGGCTGATGGGGATTTTGTGCCACTCTTGAGCGGTGCTTGACAGTGACTCCTGCATGCGCGTCTCCGTCTACTCCAATTCCTTTTAAAAGGGTAATAGAGGCACATGAATGTTTGCTAAAACTATGAGAGGAGCTTTTACTCACACTGATGACGGTTCCCTTATGCATCGAACATCATCCGTTCTTTTTGCTATTTACAGTTTATGTTAACTGTATAAATTGAGTATATAGAGAAAAATCGCTTCTTCCTATCAAAATGCTCAATCATACGGATGGTGCGCACCTATAGACAGACGCGATGACTTGCGTTTACGGAGCGGTTTCCTCAACATTCAGCTGTTCATAAAAAGCGTTAACGATTGGGTCTAGATCAGGTTCTGTATGATAGTAATGTCCGTCTACATTTGTCGTACTGAAAGAAAAAATGGTTTTTTTATCGTTATAGAATGTAACGTTGTACGTAAACCCTACTCGTCTTTCTTGATTTTCGTCAGGGATGAACTGAATGCACTTGATGCTGTTCATAAAAGACGTGATGTTTTGTTTGTCCGTAAGCGTTTTTTTGGCACCTGATGATCCATTAAGGATGGCTATTTTCGATACGTGATCAAAACCCTTTGGATAAAATTGTGAAAGAGTTTTCGTTTCGAGCTTTTCTTCGTGTAATACGGCTACCCCCTCGAACTGATGAACGCACAACACAACGAGTATAGCGACCAACCCAACGATAAGCAATACACGCCTCACCATTATTTCTGCCTCCTCCATCGTTTAAAACGTATGTATAGAAAGACCAACATCCATTTACTTTACATCAAATGAAATAAAGGTACTGAGCGGCTTGCTAAGCTGCTTTGCTCCTTTTTCAACAGAAAACTGTGCTTCGGCATGCAAAATGTAGTGTCCCTTTGGCATAGAGCCTTTTGCTATTTGTTTGGCAAAATTAATTTTTTCCTTGGAATCATCTGGACTATAGCCCGCAAAAGGATGAAAAGTTTTGTGAAAAGGTTTTTCCTTTTTGAAAGGGACGCCCATTGATAAGGGAAGAGGAATGGCCGGACGGAATTTATATCCTCGTGTCGTTTCTTCGAGCTTCGTGAATGTAATGGGGGAATATCCGTATGAGATCGTTACGTCTTTTTTGTTTCCGACATATGCTAGTTCTGCATAGATATCCGGCTTTTCTCCCCGAACATAGCTTGCCTTTTTCGAGACCACTTTGAAAACAAAATCGCCTTCCTGCACTTGTTTTTGAATGTCTTTTTGAACATGTTCTTTGCTTTCGGTTGGTTTGGCTTCTGATGGTGCTGATGTACAGGCGCTCATAAGCAACATGCTGCTAGTCAGAAGCACAATCCCTAACTGTTTTTTCATAAAAAAACCTCCTTATCGGAACATTAGACGGAGGTGAGGAGGAAAAAGTTACAAAAAAAGAGAAGATCTCGAAGATCTTCTCACTTTTTTATTAATAGATCGCTTTTACTTGTGCTTGAACAGAAGAATCGTCTAAATATTCATCGTAAGACACTTGTTTATCAACCATGCCGTTTGGTCCGATTTCAATAATGCGGTTAGCAATTGTTTGAACGAACTGATGGTCATGAGATGTGAATAGCATTGCGCCTTTGAATGCGATTAAGCCGTTATTTAGCGCTGTAATTGATTCAAGGTCTAAATGGTTTGTTGGCTCATCTAAAAGTAAGATGTTTGATCCGCTTAGCATCATTTTTGACAGCATGCAGCGAACTTTTTCGCCCCCAGAAAGAACGCTTGATTTTTTCAACACATCTTCACCAGAGAATAGCATTCTTCCTAGGAATCCACGTAGGAAGCTTTCACTTTGGTCGTTCGGTGAGTATTGACGTAACCAATCAACAAGCGTCATATCGTTTCCTTCAAAATAAGCAGAGTTATCGTTCGGGAAGTACGCTTGAGATGTTGTAACGCCCCATTTGAATGAACCGCTATCGGGCTCCATTTCACCCATTAGAATTTTAAGAAGCGTCGTTTTCGCAATTTCATCGTGACCAACTAACGCAATCTTGTCTTCTTTATTCACAATAAAGCTTACGTTGTTCAATACTTTTACGCCGTCGATTGTTTTGCTTAATCCTTCTACGCGAAGCACGTCGTTTCCGATTTCACGTTCAGGCGTGAAGTTTACGTACGGGTAGCGACGAGAAGATGGACGAATATCATCCAGCGAGATTTTATCAAGCAATTTTTTACGAGACGTTGCTTGTTTGGACTTCGATGCGTTGGCACTAAAGCGCGCAATGAAGTTTTGAAGCTCTTTAATTTTCTCTTCTTTCTTCTTGTTTGATTCCTGTGTCAATTTAAGCGCTAATTGACTAGATTCATACCAGAAGTCATAGTTCCCAACGTAGATTTGAATTTTTCCAAAGTCTAAGTCGGCAATGTGTGTACACACTTTGTTTAAGAAGTGACGGTCATGGGATACAACAATAACCGTGTTCTCAAAGTTAATAAGGAATTCCTCTAGCCATTTAATTGCTTGCATGTCTAAATGGTTGGTAGGCTCATCGAGAAGAAGAACGTCTGGTTTACCAAATAGTGCTTGTGCAAGCAATACTTTTACTTTGTCTGAACCTGTTAGGTCAGCCATTAGTTTTGTGTGAAGATCTTCGCCGATACCAAGACCTTTTAAGAGAATCGCTGCTTCAGATTCTGCTTCCCAACCGTTCAGCTCAGCAAATTCACCTTCAAGCTCAGCCGCACGCATGCCGTCTTCATCTGTAAAGTCTGCTTTCATGTAGATCGCATCTTTTTCTTGCATAACTTCATAAAGGCGGCTGTGGCCCATGATTACCACTTTTAATACTTCATGCTCTTCGTACTCAAAGTGGTTTTGCTTTAGGACAGCAAGGCGTTCACCAGGACCCAAGTGTACATCACCACTTTGTGCTTCAATTTCACCAGATAAAATTTTCAAGAACGTTGATTTGCCTGCACCGTTCGCTCCAATTAGACCGTAGCAGTTACCAGGCGTGAATTTAATATTTACATCTTCAAACAGCTTGCGGTCACCATAGCGCAAGCCAACATTATTTACAGTAATCATATAAGTTAATTCCTCCAAGACTAATATCTACGAAATTATATCATTAAATAGAAGGAAGATGAAGTACATGAAGAGAAAAGCTGACAGAAGAGGCAAAAATAATTGTCTATCTGCTCCTATAAAGAGTGTTTCGTGCTTGATTATGCTGAAACATACAAAAAGATTATTTGGATGGAAAATCAAAAAATGGATTACGATTCCTTTTTCTTTTTGTATAATGAAATGGTGCTTTAGGGAGTTAACTTTTCGTTTTTCGAAATATACATAACGGTAATCATTTATCGTAAGGGGAAGAAGGGAATGTAGGATGCAAGTCGTCACCAAAGCGGATGCTGCACCAAAACAGATGGTGTATCAAATTTTATTTGCGATTAGTGCAGGGCACTTATTAAATGATTCCATGCAAGCAGTTGTACCTGCTGTTTTTCCTATTTTAGAGAAGTCAATGAACTTATCGTATGCGCAAATTGGCTGGATTGCGTTTGTGCTCAATATGACTTCGTCGCTGCTTCAGCCGGTATTCGGCTATTATGCCGATCGGAAGTCATCACCATTTTTACTGCCGCTTGGCATGTTTTTTAGTTTGATCGGCATGATTGGACTTGCGCTTGCCCCCCATTTTTATGTTGTGCTCGCTTCTGTACTCTTTATTGGGCTTGGGTCAGCTATTTTCCACCCAGAAGGCTCTCGGGTTGCATATATGGCGTCTGGTCCTAAACGAGGGCTAGCGCAGTCTATTTATCAAGTAGGTGGAAATACGGGGAATTCGCTTGCGCCTGTTTTTACGGCTCTTGTCTTTCTGCCCCTCGGTCAAAGGGGAGCCCTATGGTTTACGGGCCTTGCCGCACTTGGCATTATGGTTCTTTGGTACGTATCCACTTGGTATCGCGGACAGCTCGCACAGGGGGTAGCCACAAAAAAACGACCGCAATCAGCTGTTCCTGCAGGCAACATTAGCCGTTCAGTGAAGATGGCAATCGGACTCCTAATCTTTTTAGTGTTTGCTCGTTCTTGGTACGGAGCAGGTATTTCAAGCTTTTATCAGTTCTACTTACGCGAACATTATGACATTACGATTAAGCATGCGCAGACGTACATCTTTATTTTTATGATGGCGGGCGTGTTAGGAACGTTTTTTGGTGGTCCGCTCGCAGATCGCTTTGGAAAACGAAACGTGATTTTGTTTTCGATGATCGGCTCAGTGCCACTTACGCTACTTTTGCCGCACGTTTCTCTTGCGATGGTCATACCGCTTCTGTTCCTTATTGGATTCATCCTGTCGTCAAGCTTTAGCGTTACTGTAGTATACGCACAGGAGCTGCTTCCGGGGCGAATTGGAATGGTATCAGGGTTAATTGTGGGTCTTGCATTTGGCATGGGAGCGCTCGGTTCGGTTGTATTAGGAAATCTAGCCGACCTTTTTAATCTTCGCTTTATTATGATTTTTTGTAGCGTGCTACCTGTGCTTGGTGTACTGACCTGGCTTTTACCGAGCGATGAAAAAATTAAACAAATGTATGCGTCATAGAGGGAGTTCATAGGGCACATACTAACAGAAAAACGGCGATCATTTACGTGCGCCGTTTCTTTGTGTTGAGCAGGCTAATTCCTTTTCTTTCCCCTTAAAAAAGAGCTATAGTGAAACAACACGATATGGAAGACAGGAGGTCGCATCATGATACGGTTAGGTGTCTTAGATCAAACACCCATTTCAAACGGACAAACACCAAGCGATGCATTTGGTCAAAGCGTGGAGCTAGCACAGTGGGCAGAGAGACTCGGGTATGAGCGATACTGGCTCGCTGAGCATCATAACACATCCGGACTAGCTGGAACGTCTCCTACGCTACTCATGACCCATATTGCATCAAAAACAGAGAGCATTAAGGTAGGCTCAGGGGGTGTTTTACTCCCGCAGTATAGCCCGTTTAAAGTAGCAGAAGATTTTCACGTGATGGAAACGCTATTTCCTGGTCGCGTTGAGCTAGGAATTGGCCGTTCACCAGGCGGAGGAAATACAACCCGTCTAGCTCTAACAGATGGAATTCGAAGAAGCATGAATGAGTTTCCGCGTCAGGTAGCGGATTTGCAGTATCATTTGCATAACCGTCTACCAAGCGATCATGAATTTGCGGGAGTGATCGCAAATCCTAAAACGGAACAGCAGCCAGAGATTTGGCTACTCGGAATTAATCAGCGCAGTGCCCGTCTTGCAGCTGAACAAGGCACCGCTTTTACATTTGGCCACTTTATTAATCCTACGGCGGGAGAAGAGGCGATTGACTATTATTACGAGCATTTTCAGCCTTCTTTTGCACAAAGTGAGCCACATGTAAACGTATGTGTGTTTGTCGTTTGTGCACCAACGGATGAAGAAGCAGAATACCACGCAAAAAGTCTCGACTTGTGGCTATTAAAAGTCGAAAATGGACTTGATACACGTGTTCCAAGCCCTGAAGAGGCAAGAGACAGGGTATACAGCGAGCGCGACCGTGAAAAGGTTGCGAAAAATCGACGCCGTATGATTGTTGGAGACCCAGAAAAAGCGGCAAGAGAACTAGCAGAGCTACAGAAGCGCTACCAAACGGATGAATTTTTAATTATTACGAATATCTATGATTTTGAGGCGAAAAAACGCTCGTATGAACTACTAGCAGAGGCCGTTAAAAATGGGTAACGTACTCATTTCACCCCTTAAAGAGGAGAAAAGTGTTAGAATACCTATAGAGCTTGTAAACTAGTAGATGGTGGGGAAAAGACATGAGCGACTATATGATAAGTATAAGTAAAAAGATCTTGGAACAAAAAGAGGAACTCGCACAGAGAATTACAGATGAACAAAACAAACGATATCCAGATCAGCTATTACCGATGGCAGAGAGCTTTTATCCTTTACGCGTGGAGCTGGTCACACTTTATGCGAATGCCCTTGTTTTAACTGAGGATGAACGTACGCGTCAGGTTGAGGAATGGGGATTGCAGTCAGGTCGTCAATGTGCAGAGATGAACGCGACGCTAGATGCGATGTTAAACGAGGTTCCTCAATACCGCCGTTTTATTGGAGAAGTCGTACAGGAGGAAGGAATCCATTTAAATTTATCTCTTCCGCAGTTTTATCATGCGATTTCACTTCTCGATCGAACAGTAAATGAAGTGGTGTATTATTTTAGCCTTCCGTTCGTCAATTTCCACAGTGAACAAATTGAGCAATCACGAAACGCCATGATGGAGCTATCGGTACCCGTCGTTCCCATTGTTGAAGGAGTGGCCGTGCTTCCCGTTGTCGGAACCATTGATACATATCGTGCCAAGCTTTTACTAGAGCATGCGCTTGAACAAAGTGTACAGCTGAAGCTTTCTTACTTCGTGCTTGATTTATCTGGTGTTCCAATCATTGATACATATGTAGCGCAGCAGCTTTTTCAAATTATTGATTCGTTAAAATTAATCGGCGTAGACGCTATGGTCAGTGGAATTACTCCTGATATTGCCCAAACAGTTGTGAACCTTGGCATCAACTTTGGTCAAACCAAAACGTTCTCGAGCCTTCAACAAGCGCTCGGAAACATTGGCCTAAATTTTCAGAGCGTTCAGTAGACCTTTTGCTTAAAGTCATGTATATGGTTGAACATATAAAAAGTCCGATTGATCTACAGGGGGTATGGGGATGTTTACGGTGAAACGAATGGCTGATTGTACGCTTACAGAAGCGGTACAGGCGTGGAATGAAGGATTTGAGGGGTATTATTTTAATATGACCATGACCCCTGATTCGTTTTTAAAACGGCTTGGCACATATGGGTTATCTGCCACACATTCTGTTGTAGCGTTTGATGGGGATCAGCCTATCGGACTTGTTGTGAATGGAATACGTACAGCAAAAGGAATTAAACTTGCTTACAACGGTGGCACAGGGGTAAAAATGAGTTATCGAAATGATGGCGTTGGTCAGCTTTTGATGGACGAGGTGCTGGAAATCTATCAAAGAGAGAACGTCCAGCTTGCAACGCTTGAGGCCATTAAAGAAAATGAGCGGGCAATTTCTCTTTATAGGAAGAAGGGGTATGAGATTGTTGATTATGTCGATCACTATCAGGCAATGAATTTCACTCCGATAATCGTAGCTGATTCACCCTATACGTACATGAACGCTTATAAATGGGAGGTAACGTCCCTTGATTTTTATAATGAACGAGCGCCGTGGCAGACGCAGTGTGATCATATACCCGACGCACAGTACGTTCTAGCAAAAGATGAAAGAGGCGAGGTAGTCGGTTATGCGGTGTATCGCTCAGCAGTTGATCCCGATAAGAAAAAGCTGATCACTACGCTGATGCAGTGTGAAGTGAACGAAGGGAACCAGCAGCGAACGTGCTACGATGGATTATTGACCCAACTGTTTCATCCTTCTAAAGAGATGATTCGTCTAGCAGCCTGTATTCAACAATCGAATGAGACGTTAACAGAAGCACTAGCTGATTGGGGATTTGAGAGAACGGTAGAGCAAGTGTATATGGTAAAGACAATATCATCATGAACAAATATGAAAGAGGGATTAAAAGTGGCAGGGGCAATTGAACAATTATTGCAAACACAGCTTGAAAAAATGGTGTATGAGATGCGCTATGATTTTCTACATGAAAAAAATGATGAAGGGGAAATGCTTTGTCAGATCGTTACGCGGGATGATTCAGGCGATATTCTAGCAACACCTTTAAGCTTTCAGCTAGACATTAATGAAGACGCTGGAAAAGGCGAAGTTATTTTTTATCATAGCAGTGGCGAATTTCACCGGGAGCGTGTGGACATTGCACAGACGGAAACGATTTTAAACGTGATTCGTTTTGTGCAAAATCGCCTACGCTTAAATGAGTAAGAGAGGGCAGAGGTGCTCTCTCTTTTTTTGTAAGATAAGATTGTAAATAAAAAGAATAAATTACCACTAAAAAGATATGTGAAAAACTTCACATATGCCTTGATTTTTAAAAGGGATCGTCCTATAATGAAAACTGTAAACGATATGTGAAACATTTCACATAAACTTGTGAAAAACTTCACAATCATACTTTTTCTTATTACAAGGAGGACTTTTTCATGAAAGTAGCAGTCATTGGTTGTACACATGCCGGAACAGCGGCGGTCAAAAATATTGCAACACTATACCCAGAAGCTGAGGTTACCGTATATGAGCGAAATGACAATGTGTCATTTTTATCGTGTGGTATTGCACTTTACGTAGGAGGAGTGGCAAAAGACGCAAATGGACTTTTCTACTCATCACCTCAAGAGCTTGAGTCAATGGGTGTCTCAATGAAAATGAAACATGAAGTCCTATCGATTGATACAAATGAAAAACGAATTACAGCGAAAAACTTAGAAACCGGTGAACAAATCGAAGATACATTTGATAAGCTTGTTATGACAACAGGTTCTTGGCCAATCATTCCGCCAATTGACGGAATTAAGCTAAATAACATCGTGTTATCGAAAAACTTTCACCATGCAAATAACATCATTGAAAAAGCAAAAGAAGCGAAAAAAATTACGGTCATCGGTGCTGGATACATTGGTGTAGAACTTGTAGAAGCATTTGAGAAATACGGTGCGGAAGTTACGCTAATTGACGGAGAAGAGCGCATTTTAAATAAATATCTAGATCGTGAATACACGGATTTAATTGAAGATGAGTTTAGAAAACGAAACGTTACGCTAGCGCTCAATCAAACGGTGACAAAGTTTGAAGGCGAAAACGGTGATGTTTCCAAAGTGATTACAACAAAAGGTGAATATGAAGCAGATCTTGTTATCTTGTGTGTGGGCTTCAAACCAAACACTGGGCTTTTAAAAGGTCAAGTTGATATGTTAGATAACGGAGCCATTGTTGTTAATGAGTATATGCAAACAAGTAATCCTGACGTATATGCTGCAGGTGACAGCTGTGCCGTGAAATACAATCCAACTGGTGAACACATGTATATTCCGCTTGCGACAAATGCGGTGCGCATGGGAACATTAGTAGCCAAAAATCTAGTAAAACCAAGTATTCGTTACATGGGCACACAAGGGACATCAGGTCTTCACATTTATGACTATAGCATGGCATCTACAGGTGTTACTGAAACATCTGCTAAACTTTTAAATATGAATGTGAAAAGTATCACAATCACAGAAAACAATCGACCTGAGTTTATGCCAACGTACGAGCCGATTATGCTAAAAGTAACGTACGAAGAGGAAACAAGTCGCATTGTGGGTGCGCAAATTATTTCAAAAGTAGACGTGACCCAAGCAATTAATACGATTTCAGTCGGTATTCAAAAAGGTCTAACGATTGAAGAGCTTGGCTTTGTGGACTTCTTCTTCCAACCACACTTTAATAAACCTTGGAACTTCTTGAATCAAGCTGGACTACAGGCACTCGCATAAGCACGAAAAAGAGGCTAGGATCTTCCTAGCCTCTTTTTTCATTCTTCATTTTATTAATAGAACGGATTTTTTATTAATCCACCACAATATAAGCAATCATCGGTCCGTTATGAGCTATGTCTGAATGAGTGGTGCAAATTAAACGATAAGTACCTTCTTTGTTAAAGCGAAGGTTGACAACGGTTTCTTTTCCTTTTGTCACCATCCCTTTAATCGTGGTGCCTTCAATTTTAAACGGATGCTCTTTTCCGTTGACACCGTAGAGGCTCAGCTTAATATTCTCGTCTTTTGGTACGACGATTGTCCCAGGGTCCCAGCGATAGGCTTCAATTTCTTTGCCATCACTGGTCGTCGTTTTAAATTCGCCTGTTACCATATTGATCACGTATTCTTTTTGCGGTTTGCCAGTCGTTGCAACACTATCAGGCTTCAGTAATAACCATGCACCGCAAACGGCCACAGCAAAAGCCAAAGCAAACGCGATCAGTCGTTTTTTCGTAATAACCAAAAACTTCATTATCTTCACTCCTTTTTGAAAGATGCTTGTTTTATATGTATGCATGTACCAGTAGGAGACTTGTCTGTTTTTTTACATAGAAAAAGAAAATGTCCGCACAATCGAGAGCGCTCCTTATCCCTACGGTTAAAAATACTGGAGAAGTCACTCATTTACGTTATAATGGAGAAAGTGAATTGGAGGTATATAGAAATGAAATCATTAGTACTCGCTGAAAAGCCAAGCGTTGCTCGTGAAATTGCACGTGTACTTGGCTGTAATGATAGTAAAAAAGGATACATAGAAGGACCAAAGTATGTCGTTACGTGGGCATTGGGTCATTTAATTGAATTAAAAACACCGGAAGATTACGATAACCGTTATAAAACGTGGAAATTAGAAGACTTACCGATTATTCCAAAAGAAATGAAGCTAAAAGTGATTGGTAAAACAAGTCCGCAGTTTCGCACGGTATCGGATTTAGCGAAACGAAAAGACATAAAAGAACTTATTATCGCA includes:
- a CDS encoding cupredoxin domain-containing protein yields the protein MKFLVITKKRLIAFALAFAVAVCGAWLLLKPDSVATTGKPQKEYVINMVTGEFKTTTSDGKEIEAYRWDPGTIVVPKDENIKLSLYGVNGKEHPFKIEGTTIKGMVTKGKETVVNLRFNKEGTYRLICTTHSDIAHNGPMIAYIVVD
- a CDS encoding GNAT family N-acetyltransferase, with protein sequence MFTVKRMADCTLTEAVQAWNEGFEGYYFNMTMTPDSFLKRLGTYGLSATHSVVAFDGDQPIGLVVNGIRTAKGIKLAYNGGTGVKMSYRNDGVGQLLMDEVLEIYQRENVQLATLEAIKENERAISLYRKKGYEIVDYVDHYQAMNFTPIIVADSPYTYMNAYKWEVTSLDFYNERAPWQTQCDHIPDAQYVLAKDERGEVVGYAVYRSAVDPDKKKLITTLMQCEVNEGNQQRTCYDGLLTQLFHPSKEMIRLAACIQQSNETLTEALADWGFERTVEQVYMVKTISS
- a CDS encoding FAD-dependent oxidoreductase, translating into MKVAVIGCTHAGTAAVKNIATLYPEAEVTVYERNDNVSFLSCGIALYVGGVAKDANGLFYSSPQELESMGVSMKMKHEVLSIDTNEKRITAKNLETGEQIEDTFDKLVMTTGSWPIIPPIDGIKLNNIVLSKNFHHANNIIEKAKEAKKITVIGAGYIGVELVEAFEKYGAEVTLIDGEERILNKYLDREYTDLIEDEFRKRNVTLALNQTVTKFEGENGDVSKVITTKGEYEADLVILCVGFKPNTGLLKGQVDMLDNGAIVVNEYMQTSNPDVYAAGDSCAVKYNPTGEHMYIPLATNAVRMGTLVAKNLVKPSIRYMGTQGTSGLHIYDYSMASTGVTETSAKLLNMNVKSITITENNRPEFMPTYEPIMLKVTYEEETSRIVGAQIISKVDVTQAINTISVGIQKGLTIEELGFVDFFFQPHFNKPWNFLNQAGLQALA